In Planctomycetaceae bacterium, the genomic window GAATGGCGGCACATGGTTCCTCGCGGCAATGCGGGCGTGTTTATCTGGGCCGACGACATTACGGCTCGCGGCGTTCCGTTTCACCGCGGCATTGAAGTTCAGGTTCTGGAAAACGCCTACGGGCAGAGTCAGCACCATACGACTCACGGTGACATCTTCCCGATTCACGGAGCCACGATGACGCCCGACAACGGACGCGGCGGTTCGCGTGCATTCCCCACGGAAGAACGTTCCAAACCCAGCCCCGAATGGAACCACTACCGCATTACAGGAATCGACGGCACTCTGAAGCTGGAAGTCAACGGCCGGCAGGTCACCAGCGGGCGAGACTGCAGTCCTCGCAAAGGGTACATCTGTCTGGAATCGGAAGGCGGTGTTGTTGACTATCGCAACATCCGCATTCGGGAACTGCCTGGCGGCGACGTGCCGGCCGAACACGTGGCCATCGCCAATCGCGGCTATCGGTCGATCTATACGGGCCTGGATCTTTCCGGCTGGAAGACGGACGACGCGGATCACTGGAAATCCAGCGACTGGGTGTTGTCCTTCGACGGCACGGAAGGCGGCCCCGGCTCAACATTGAGCACGACGGCCGAATATCGGGACTTCGGATTCGTCGTCGATGTCAGGCTGAAGAAGCCGGACAGCGAAGCCGTGCTGTGGTTGCGCGACAACGATGACGGCGCTGTTCAGATCAGTCTCACCGACCAGAAGTCAGTCCGGGAACATTTGCAGGAAGCGGGTCAGTGGAACCGCCTTGAAGGGAGCATTGCGGGCGACCATCTGACGCTGACTGTCAACGGACACGACGTCGACTGCGGTGAAATCAGCGTTCCCCCGACCGCTTCGGGGTCTTTGTCTCTGAGCGCTTTCGGGCCGACGGAATTTGCCAACATCTACGTTCGAGAGTTGCCGGGAAAGCCATAGTCCATGTCATCGTCGAAGATCTCCATCGCCCTGCTGCTGTTGCTGCCGACAGGGTTCGCGTCCGCCGGAGACCGACCGAATGTGGTGATCGTGATCACCGACGATCAGGGGTACGGCGATCTGTCGTGTCACGGCAATCCGGTGTTGAAGACTCCGCACATTGACCGGCTGCATTCCGAATCGGTTCGTCTGGCGGACTATCACGTGGCTCCCACATGTTCGCCGACACGTTCGGCTTTTGTGACCGGGCACTGGACGAATCGCACGGGTGTCTGGCACACGATCATGGGCCGATCGATGCTTCGGGAAAACGAAGTCACGATGGGTCAGATCTTTGCAGACGCCGGCTACGCTACCGGAATGTTCGGCAAGTGGCATCTGGGCGACAATTATCCCTATCGGCCGGAGGATCGCGGCTTTGGTGAGGTCATGCGGCACGGTGGCGGCGGAGTCGGCCAGACACCCGATTTCTGGGACAACGCCTACTTCGACGGCAGCTACTGGCACAACGGAACGCCGCAACCCGTGACCGGTTTCTGCACCGATGTGTTCTTCGATTACGCGATGAAGTTCATGCGGGACTCAAAGGAACGGAACACGCCGTTTCTGGCGTATATCGCCACGAACGCTCCCCACGGTCCCATGCATTCGCCGGAAGACGCGAGCGAACGATACGCTCAGATTAAGGACGTCAGCCTGCGGAATTTCTTCGGCATGATTGCCAACATCGATGACAACGTCGGAAGGCTGCGTACGTTTCTGAACGAAGAGGGGCTGACGGAAAACACGATTTTCGTTTTCACAACCGACAACGGCAGTTCCTCCGGCTGGAAGCTGTTTAACGCGGGAATGAAAGACGGCAAGGGAAGCGAGTACGATGGCGGCCACCGCGTGCCGTTTTTCATTTTCTGGCCGGATGGGGAGCTGTCCGGTGGTCGCAACGTGCAGCCGATCACCGCTCATGTCGATGTATTGCCGACGCTGATGGAACTGTGCGACGTGGCGGTTCCGGACCGTATCCGGTTCGACGGACGCAGTATCGTTCCATTGCTGCGGGATGCTGCGGTCGACTGGCCCGACCGAATTCTGGTGACCGATTCTCAGCGAGTGAAGGATCCCGTCAAATGGCGAAAAAGTTCCGTCATGACATCGGACTGGCGGCTGGTCAACGGCCGGGAGCTGTATGAAATTAAGCTCGATCCCGGTCAGCAAAACGACGTCGCGTCCGGGCATCCGAATGTCGTCGAACGTCTGCGATCGTTCTATGACGCATGGTGGGACGAATTGCAGCCGACCTTCGCGGATGAAACGGCCATCCATCTGGGCCACCCGGCGGATAACCCCGCGCGGCTGACATCGCACGACTGGATCACGACCAGTTCCACGCCGTGGAATCAGGCTCACATCCGCCAGGGATTGAATGGCGAAGATAACACCGGATTCTGGAACGTGCAGATTGTCGAAGACGGCGACTACGAAATCCGCCTTCGCCGCTGGCCGGAGACGACCGGCGTGCCGATCGATGCACCGCTCGATCCGGGAGCCGACGTGCCGGGAGTCCGGCCCTACCGGGCAACGGCTGGCAAGGCGATTCCGGTTGTGAAGGCCACGCTGCGGATCGGCGACGTCTCAAAATCGGCGGTCGTTGAACCGGGAGCGGTGGAAGCGGTTTTCAATTTGCGCCTGCGAGCCGGAAAGACTCG contains:
- a CDS encoding family 16 glycoside hydrolase, coding for MKNVIVVAALLAASATSLADESPDGFRPLFNGTNLDGWVLVNTPPQTWSVEDGMLKCTGRPIGEIRTEKMYQNFVLELEWRHMVPRGNAGVFIWADDITARGVPFHRGIEVQVLENAYGQSQHHTTHGDIFPIHGATMTPDNGRGGSRAFPTEERSKPSPEWNHYRITGIDGTLKLEVNGRQVTSGRDCSPRKGYICLESEGGVVDYRNIRIRELPGGDVPAEHVAIANRGYRSIYTGLDLSGWKTDDADHWKSSDWVLSFDGTEGGPGSTLSTTAEYRDFGFVVDVRLKKPDSEAVLWLRDNDDGAVQISLTDQKSVREHLQEAGQWNRLEGSIAGDHLTLTVNGHDVDCGEISVPPTASGSLSLSAFGPTEFANIYVRELPGKP
- a CDS encoding arylsulfatase, with translation MSSSKISIALLLLLPTGFASAGDRPNVVIVITDDQGYGDLSCHGNPVLKTPHIDRLHSESVRLADYHVAPTCSPTRSAFVTGHWTNRTGVWHTIMGRSMLRENEVTMGQIFADAGYATGMFGKWHLGDNYPYRPEDRGFGEVMRHGGGGVGQTPDFWDNAYFDGSYWHNGTPQPVTGFCTDVFFDYAMKFMRDSKERNTPFLAYIATNAPHGPMHSPEDASERYAQIKDVSLRNFFGMIANIDDNVGRLRTFLNEEGLTENTIFVFTTDNGSSSGWKLFNAGMKDGKGSEYDGGHRVPFFIFWPDGELSGGRNVQPITAHVDVLPTLMELCDVAVPDRIRFDGRSIVPLLRDAAVDWPDRILVTDSQRVKDPVKWRKSSVMTSDWRLVNGRELYEIKLDPGQQNDVASGHPNVVERLRSFYDAWWDELQPTFADETAIHLGHPADNPARLTSHDWITTSSTPWNQAHIRQGLNGEDNTGFWNVQIVEDGDYEIRLRRWPETTGVPIDAPLDPGADVPGVRPYRATAGKAIPVVKATLRIGDVSKSAVVEPGAVEAVFNLRLRAGKTRLTATFLTADEQVYGAYYVYVARK